The following proteins are co-located in the Hypomesus transpacificus isolate Combined female chromosome 23, fHypTra1, whole genome shotgun sequence genome:
- the LOC124485107 gene encoding alsin-like isoform X2, with translation MLDENKSIEEEQSPGARGLLHLWRGCSGNVSPECPLLSRPVLQVSLGACHGLLLAEGGLVYSWGDLSWRQGLTVPPAAPLHEDTLTGQWVVSVAAGSFHSGAVTEDGAVYMWGENNHGQCGVSEKGLVPEPTLVSVVDSDSVPPQVVRVTELSCGEQHTLALSAQREVWAWGSGCQLGLVSKTFPVLRPQKVEHLSGRHVIQLACGAFHSLALVRSLPSQDYVTQKSSDRCGQCKQLLNSHTDYEDHSILSDSHYCPLGVELESGRWSRQSTPKERLAAYRLPHSDSPYPESVPGQAQDGVQDLVRNAHLGHLDSDSDSDSAQFSLSVSPSLVEEASHSPSAESNREATPEPPPQEDGSPGAQTDGTDSRPQRTKLFSDELKGFCSRLSDPELTDCTTGEALFDGRLSSSYEEPSPVRASSSLCGSAQGSGSVSGWWQGRNKARGGRRCVEENFQGKKSASLADILLEDATAANRRRSLPGAFSHASPVLPRGKCPRGRGKGPAPGVDETEEQLPSLANEVWSWGRGQEGQLGHGDHLPRLQPLCIKTLNEEEVVRVAAGTYHSVAITAKCQVFSWGSNMSGQLGHMMSPTTRPQQAKISEGIRVWDVAAGQSHSLFLADGDCVQPVLCYSGQRDSQGSPPRLRERSSARGEMHTVRPILLPFCMDMGYVSGVACGGQSCAALADHNVMGFIGGIHELAASERKDYCRLADVHRRVVCPLLNRVSSTMGPCSQLFHTLGASFSRLCQLIGQHSVSLTSFLHHAHNRDITGLLLLQHSDLFLNTYKEYCGSVGNFQVMGGFQAIAKLSVECFGKKLELLRQLSDSPEKAPLGDLLVSLCYMPLEQLHQYSRLLLKLATCFDVNTAAYQRLQEGCSGYEDLSNSLRRKRKEAENTCLFWKTFSGRSTDSLRLPVRRLLCETSNKSLTLQNAGRFSVNWFILFNDALVHAQFSSHHVYPLAILWVEPVTQETSSLYGIKVTTPEETFTLLATSPQEKAKWLRALNQAVEQQVVMGDRVGVGGVPAVARSASYTFTRDGRLKDATYSGRWLTATPHGRGTMKWPDGRTYTGTFKQGLEDGYGDCVMPNKLQNKPDRYLGQWREGRIHGFGTYRYASGEVYEGSFHDTLRQGHGMLSSGKLARSSSSVFVGQWLQDKRTGYGVFDDITKGEKYMGMWLENQRQGSAVVVTQFGLYYEGTFGNNKMTGTGLLVVDDDTAFQGEFSDDWILNGKGTLSMPNGDHIEGHFSGEWATGLKIEGRYTKPNLYMTERRERPCELKLGRLAVPADQKWKSVFDECWRRLDCDSPGQGDRKRAWEKIAVTLTTGHRNGQLSLSRSQRMTLEQLEVIPQHVGPVTTAYYNSIRRYLSKACETPLHPLGCLLETLVTVYRMTYVGVGSNRRLLCQAVEEIRSYLTRIFQLVRFLFPDLPGEGTFIPECSSSPASSQPGWLGSPVPLTEAGQQGCVVSSSSLLLPVLLPRLYPPLFTLYCLHQERQEADYWDCVIRLNKQSDQALLAFLGVQERFWPVSVSVLGEQKQVLSSSRDACFASAVETLQQLSTTFTPSDKLLVIHLTFKELKLEVQALLDGNFLLSMDDLLPLSLYVVLRARIRNLGAEVSLIEDLMEPCLQHGELGLMFTTLQACYVHIQREKTT, from the exons ATGCTGGACGAAAATAAAAG CATTGAGGAGGAACAGTCCCCTGGAGCGAGAGGCTTGCTCCACCTCTGGAGAGGCTGCAGTGGGAATGTAAGCCCAGAGTGTCCCCTCCTGTCTCGGCCTGTCCTGCAGGTGTCCCTGGGGGCCTGTCATGGACTTCTGTTGGCCGAGG gtggGTTGGTGTACAGCTGGGGTGACCTGTCCTGGAGGCAGGGGCTGACGGTCCCCCCAGCAGCACCCCTACACGAGGACACCCTGACAGGCCAGTGGGTCGTGTCGGTGGCTGCCGGGAGCTTCCATAGTGGGGCAGTCACAGAGGACGGGGCGGTCTACATGTGGGGGGAGAATAACCATGGCCAGTGTGGCGTGTCGGAGAAGGGCCTGGTGCCAGAGCCTACCCTCGTCAGCGTGGTGGACTCGGACAGCGTCCCGCCTCAGGTGGTCCGAGTAACGGAGCTGTCCTGTGGAGAGCAACACACTCTGGCACTGTCTGCTCAGCGTGAGGTGTGGGCGTGGGGAAGTGGCTGCCAGCTGGGTCTTGTCTCCAAGACCTTCCCTGTCTTGAGGCCCCAGAAGGTGGAGCACCTGTCGGGGAGGCATGTGATACAGCTGGCCTGTGGGGCGTTCCACAGCCTGGCTCTGGTTCGAAGTCTACCTTCCCAGGACTACGTTACCCAGAAGTCCTCGGACAGGTGTGGCCAGTGTAAGCAGCTGCTGAACTCCCATACTGACTATGAGGACCACAGCATCCTCTCTGATAGCCACTACTGCCCGCTGGGGGTGGAACTGGAATCAGGCCGGTGGTCGAGACAGTCGACCCCAAAAGAGAGGCTTGCAGCCTACCGTCTCCCTCACAGCGACAGCCCATACCCTGAATCAGTCCCTGGCCAAGCCCAGGATGGAGTACAGGATTTGGTTCGAAATGCACATTTAGGCCACCTCGATTCGGACTCGGACTCAGACTCTGCTCAGTTCTCGTTGTCTGTTTCTCCAtcccttgttgaagaggcctcTCATTCCCCTTCCGCAGAGTCCAACAGAGAGGCCACACCAGAGCCCCCTCCGCAGGAAGACGGCAGCCCTGGAGCTCAGACGGACGGCACAGATTCCCGTCCTCAGAGAACCAAACTCTTTTCTGACGAGCTCAAAGGCTTCTGTAGTAGACTCTCCGATCCCGAGCTGACTGATTGCACTACTGGAGAGGCACTATTTGATGGACGCCTTTCTTCAAGTTATGAGGAGCCCTCTCCTGTGAGGGCCTCCTCCAGTCTGTGTGGGTCTGCCCAGGGTTCGGGGAGTGTGTCTGGGTGGTGgcagggcaggaacaaggctCGAGGTGGGCGTCggtgtgtggaggagaactTTCAGGGCAAGAAGAGCGCCAGTCTGGCTGACATACTGCTGGAGGATGCTACAGCAGCCAATAGGAGGAGATCTCTCCCAGGAGCATTCTCTCATG CATCACCAGTTCTGCCCAGAGGGAAGTGCCCAAGGGGCAGGGGGAAGGGGCCGGCGCCTGGCGTGGACGAGACTGAGGAGCAGCTGCCCTCCCTGGCCAACGAGGTGTGGAGCTGGGGCAGGGGTCAGGAGGGTCAGCTGGGCCACGGAGACCACTTGCCCAG GCTCCAGCCCCTGTGTATAAAGACTCTGAACGAAGAAGAGGTCGTCAGGGTGGCTGCAGGGACATATCATTCTGTGGCCATCACTGCCAAATGTCAG GTTTTCAGCTGGGGCAGCAACATGAGTGGCCAGCTGGGACACATGATGAGTCCTACCACTCGCCCTCAACAGGCCAAG ATCTCCGAGGGGATCCGTGTGTGGGATGTGGCGGCGGGTCAGAGCCACTCCCTGTTCCTGGCGGACGGGGACTGCGTCCAGCCCGTGCTCTGCTACAGCGGACAGCGGGACTCGCAGGGGTCACCTCCGAGGTTGCGGGAGAGGTCGTCCGCCAGAGGAGAGATGCACACAGTCAGACCGATCCTGCTGCCCTTCTGCATGGAC ATGGGCTACGTGAGCGGCGTGGCCTGCGGCGGGCAGAGCTGCGCGGCGCTGGCAGACCACAACGTGATGGGCTTCATCGGCGGCATCCACGAGCTGGCCGCCTCCGAGAGGAAGGACTACTGCAGGCTCGCCGACGTCCACCGACGCGTGGTCTGTCCGCTGCTCAACAGAG TGTCCTCCACCATGGGCCCCTGCAGCCAGCTCTTCCACACTCTGGGGGCCAGTTTCAGTCGCCTGTGTCAGCTGATTGGACAgcactctgtctccctcacttcctTCCTGCATCACGCCCACAACCGTGACATCAcaggcctgctcctcctccagcactctGACCTCTTCCTGAATACTTACAAAGA ataCTGTGGTTCAGTTGGCAACTTCCAGGTGATGGGAGGCTTCCAGGCCATCGCCAAGCTCTCTGT GGAGTGTTTCGGTAAGAAGCTGGAGCTGCTGAGGCAGCTGTCAGACAGCCCGGAGAAGGCCCCGCTGGGAGACCTGCTGGTGTCTCTGTGCTACATGCCTCTGGAGCAGCTCCACCAGTACAGCAGGCTGCTGCTTAAGCTGGCCACCTGCTTCGACGTG AACACGGCAGCCTACCAGCGCCTCCAGGAGGGCTGCTCGGGGTACGAGGACCTGTCCAACAGCCtgcggaggaagaggaaggaggcggAGAACACCTGCCTCTTCTGGAAGACCTTCTCAGGAAGGAGCACA GACTCTCTCCGCCTGCCCGTACGTCGCCTGTTGTGTGAGACCAGCAACAAGTCCCTGACCCTGCAGAACGCCGGCAGGTTCTCTGTCAACTGGTTCATCCTTTTCAACGACGCCCTAGTCCACGCACAG TTCTCCTCGCACCACGTGTACCCTCTGGCCATCCTGTGGGTGGAGCCTGTTACCCAGGAAACCAGCAGCCT GTATGGCATTAAGGTGACCACACCAGAGGAGACTTTCACACTGCTAGCTACCTCACCTCAGGAAAAG GCGAAGTGGCTGCGTGCCCTGAACCAGGCTGTGGAGCAGCAGGTCGTGAtgggggacagggtgggggtgggtggcgTCCCCGCCGTGGCGCGCTCTGCCTCTTACACCTTCACCAGGGACGGACGTCTGAAGGACGCCACCTACAGCGGGCGCTGGCTCACTGCCACGCCCCACGGcag GGGGACTATGAAGTGGCCGGATGGAAGAACATACACAGGAACATTTAAACAGGGATTGGAGGATGG CTATGGAGACTGTGTGATGCCCAACAAGCTGCAGAACAAGCCTGATCGTTACCTTGGCCagtggagggagggcaggatcCATGGTTTTGGGACCTACAG GTATGCCTCCGGGGAGGTGTACGAGGGCTCCTTCCACGACACGCTGCGTCAGGGCCACGGCATGCTGAGCAGCGGCAAGCTCgctcgctcctcctccagcgTGTTCGTCGGCCAATGGCTGCAGGACAAGAGGACCGGCTACGGTGTCTTCGATGACATCACCAA AGGTGAGAAGTACATGGGCATGTGGCTGGAGAACCAGCGACAGGGCAGCGCTGTGGTGGTCACCCAGTTTGGCTTGTACTACGAGGGCACCTTCGGCAACAACAAGATGACA GGCACCGGCCTCCTAGTGGTCGATGACGATACTGCATTCCAGGGAGAGTTCTCCGACGACTGGATACTCAATGGAAAG GGTACCTTGTCCATGCCTAACGGAGATCATATTGAGGGTCATTTCAGTGGAGAGTGGGCCACGGGACTGAAGATAGAGGGCAGGTACACCAAGCCCAACCTCTAcatgacagagaggagagagaggccctgTGAGCT taaatTGGGTCGCTTGGCAGTGCCTGCTGATCAGAAGTGGAAGTCAGTGTTTGACGAGTGTTGGAGAAGGCTGGACTGTGACTCACCGGGCCAAGGTGACAGGAAGAGGGCCTGGGAGAAAATAGCTGTCACTCTCACCACAGGTCACAGAAACGG acaatTGTCGTTGAGTCGTAGTCAGAGGATGaccctggagcagctggaggtCATCCCTCAGCACGTCGGCCCTGTCACCACCGCCTACTACAACAGCATCAGACGCTACCTCTCCAAG GCGTGTGAGACCCCTCTGCACCCTCTGGGCTGCCTGCTGGAGACCCTGGTGACTGTGTACAGGATGACCTACGTGGGGGTGGGCTCCAACCGGCGGCTGCTGTGCCAGGCCGTGGAGGAGATCAGGTCCTACCTCACACGCATCTTCCAGCTCGTCAG GTTCCTGTTCCCAGACCTCCCAGGGGAGGGGACCTTCATCCCAGAGtgttcctcctccccagcctccagccagccagggtgGCTGGGATCTCCGGTTCCCCTGACCGAGGCTGGCCAGCAGGG cTGTGTGGTGAGCAGCTCCAGCCTGCTGCTGCCCGTGCTCCTGCCCCGCCTCTACCCTCCCCTCTTCACCCTGTACTGCCTCCaccaggagaggcaggaggccgACTACTGGGACTGTGTCATCCGCCTCAACAAGCAGTCTGACCAGGCCCTGCTCGCCTTCCTTGGGGTGCAAGA GAGGTTCTGGccggtgtctgtctctgtgctggGGGAGCAGAAACAG GTCCTCTCCAGCTCTAGAGACGCTTGCTTCGCCTCTGCTGTGGAGACCCTTCAGCAGCTCAG TACCACATTCACTCCATCAGACAAGCTGCTGGTGATCCACCTAACCTTCAAGGAGCTGAAACTGGAAGTACAAGCCCTCTTGGATGGGAACTTCCTGTTGTCCATGGacgacctcctccccctctccctgtacgTGGTGCTCAGAGCCAG GATCCGAAACCTGGGGGCCGAGGTGAGCCTGATTGAGGACCTGATGGAGCCGTGTTTACAGCACGGAGAGCTGGGCCTCATGTTCACCACGCTCCAG GCTTGCTATGTCCACATCCAGCGGGAGAAGACCACCTGA
- the LOC124485107 gene encoding alsin-like isoform X4 — protein sequence MLDENKSIEEEQSPGARGLLHLWRGCSGNVSPECPLLSRPVLQVSLGACHGLLLAEGGLVYSWGDLSWRQGLTVPPAAPLHEDTLTGQWVVSVAAGSFHSGAVTEDGAVYMWGENNHGQCGVSEKGLVPEPTLVSVVDSDSVPPQVVRVTELSCGEQHTLALSAQREVWAWGSGCQLGLVSKTFPVLRPQKVEHLSGRHVIQLACGAFHSLALVRSLPSQDYVTQKSSDRCGQCKQLLNSHTDYEDHSILSDSHYCPLGVELESGRWSRQSTPKERLAAYRLPHSDSPYPESVPGQAQDGVQDLVRNAHLGHLDSDSDSDSAQFSLSVSPSLVEEASHSPSAESNREATPEPPPQEDGSPGAQTDGTDSRPQRTKLFSDELKGFCSRLSDPELTDCTTGEALFDGRLSSSYEEPSPVRASSSLCGSAQGSGSVSGWWQGRNKARGGRRCVEENFQGKKSASLADILLEDATAANRRRSLPGAFSHASPVLPRGKCPRGRGKGPAPGVDETEEQLPSLANEVWSWGRGQEGQLGHGDHLPRLQPLCIKTLNEEEVVRVAAGTYHSVAITAKCQVFSWGSNMSGQLGHMMSPTTRPQQAKISEGIRVWDVAAGQSHSLFLADGDCVQPVLCYSGQRDSQGSPPRLRERSSARGEMHTVRPILLPFCMDMGYVSGVACGGQSCAALADHNVMGFIGGIHELAASERKDYCRLADVHRRVVCPLLNRVSSTMGPCSQLFHTLGASFSRLCQLIGQHSVSLTSFLHHAHNRDITGLLLLQHSDLFLNTYKEYCGSVGNFQVMGGFQAIAKLSVECFGKKLELLRQLSDSPEKAPLGDLLVSLCYMPLEQLHQYSRLLLKLATCFDVNTAAYQRLQEGCSGYEDLSNSLRRKRKEAENTCLFWKTFSGRSTDSLRLPVRRLLCETSNKSLTLQNAGRFSVNWFILFNDALVHAQGTIPSKGFFSSHHVYPLAILWVEPVTQETSSLYGIKVTTPEETFTLLATSPQEKAKWLRALNQAVEQQVVMGDRVGVGGVPAVARSASYTFTRDGRLKDATYSGRWLTATPHGRGTMKWPDGRTYTGTFKQGLEDGYGDCVMPNKLQNKPDRYLGQWREGRIHGFGTYRYASGEVYEGSFHDTLRQGHGMLSSGKLARSSSSVFVGQWLQDKRTGYGVFDDITKGEKYMGMWLENQRQGSAVVVTQFGLYYEGTFGNNKMTGTGLLVVDDDTAFQGEFSDDWILNGKGTLSMPNGDHIEGHFSGEWATGLKIEGSKLGRLAVPADQKWKSVFDECWRRLDCDSPGQGDRKRAWEKIAVTLTTGHRNGQLSLSRSQRMTLEQLEVIPQHVGPVTTAYYNSIRRYLSKACETPLHPLGCLLETLVTVYRMTYVGVGSNRRLLCQAVEEIRSYLTRIFQLVRFLFPDLPGEGTFIPECSSSPASSQPGWLGSPVPLTEAGQQGCVVSSSSLLLPVLLPRLYPPLFTLYCLHQERQEADYWDCVIRLNKQSDQALLAFLGVQERFWPVSVSVLGEQKQVLSSSRDACFASAVETLQQLSTTFTPSDKLLVIHLTFKELKLEVQALLDGNFLLSMDDLLPLSLYVVLRARIRNLGAEVSLIEDLMEPCLQHGELGLMFTTLQACYVHIQREKTT from the exons ATGCTGGACGAAAATAAAAG CATTGAGGAGGAACAGTCCCCTGGAGCGAGAGGCTTGCTCCACCTCTGGAGAGGCTGCAGTGGGAATGTAAGCCCAGAGTGTCCCCTCCTGTCTCGGCCTGTCCTGCAGGTGTCCCTGGGGGCCTGTCATGGACTTCTGTTGGCCGAGG gtggGTTGGTGTACAGCTGGGGTGACCTGTCCTGGAGGCAGGGGCTGACGGTCCCCCCAGCAGCACCCCTACACGAGGACACCCTGACAGGCCAGTGGGTCGTGTCGGTGGCTGCCGGGAGCTTCCATAGTGGGGCAGTCACAGAGGACGGGGCGGTCTACATGTGGGGGGAGAATAACCATGGCCAGTGTGGCGTGTCGGAGAAGGGCCTGGTGCCAGAGCCTACCCTCGTCAGCGTGGTGGACTCGGACAGCGTCCCGCCTCAGGTGGTCCGAGTAACGGAGCTGTCCTGTGGAGAGCAACACACTCTGGCACTGTCTGCTCAGCGTGAGGTGTGGGCGTGGGGAAGTGGCTGCCAGCTGGGTCTTGTCTCCAAGACCTTCCCTGTCTTGAGGCCCCAGAAGGTGGAGCACCTGTCGGGGAGGCATGTGATACAGCTGGCCTGTGGGGCGTTCCACAGCCTGGCTCTGGTTCGAAGTCTACCTTCCCAGGACTACGTTACCCAGAAGTCCTCGGACAGGTGTGGCCAGTGTAAGCAGCTGCTGAACTCCCATACTGACTATGAGGACCACAGCATCCTCTCTGATAGCCACTACTGCCCGCTGGGGGTGGAACTGGAATCAGGCCGGTGGTCGAGACAGTCGACCCCAAAAGAGAGGCTTGCAGCCTACCGTCTCCCTCACAGCGACAGCCCATACCCTGAATCAGTCCCTGGCCAAGCCCAGGATGGAGTACAGGATTTGGTTCGAAATGCACATTTAGGCCACCTCGATTCGGACTCGGACTCAGACTCTGCTCAGTTCTCGTTGTCTGTTTCTCCAtcccttgttgaagaggcctcTCATTCCCCTTCCGCAGAGTCCAACAGAGAGGCCACACCAGAGCCCCCTCCGCAGGAAGACGGCAGCCCTGGAGCTCAGACGGACGGCACAGATTCCCGTCCTCAGAGAACCAAACTCTTTTCTGACGAGCTCAAAGGCTTCTGTAGTAGACTCTCCGATCCCGAGCTGACTGATTGCACTACTGGAGAGGCACTATTTGATGGACGCCTTTCTTCAAGTTATGAGGAGCCCTCTCCTGTGAGGGCCTCCTCCAGTCTGTGTGGGTCTGCCCAGGGTTCGGGGAGTGTGTCTGGGTGGTGgcagggcaggaacaaggctCGAGGTGGGCGTCggtgtgtggaggagaactTTCAGGGCAAGAAGAGCGCCAGTCTGGCTGACATACTGCTGGAGGATGCTACAGCAGCCAATAGGAGGAGATCTCTCCCAGGAGCATTCTCTCATG CATCACCAGTTCTGCCCAGAGGGAAGTGCCCAAGGGGCAGGGGGAAGGGGCCGGCGCCTGGCGTGGACGAGACTGAGGAGCAGCTGCCCTCCCTGGCCAACGAGGTGTGGAGCTGGGGCAGGGGTCAGGAGGGTCAGCTGGGCCACGGAGACCACTTGCCCAG GCTCCAGCCCCTGTGTATAAAGACTCTGAACGAAGAAGAGGTCGTCAGGGTGGCTGCAGGGACATATCATTCTGTGGCCATCACTGCCAAATGTCAG GTTTTCAGCTGGGGCAGCAACATGAGTGGCCAGCTGGGACACATGATGAGTCCTACCACTCGCCCTCAACAGGCCAAG ATCTCCGAGGGGATCCGTGTGTGGGATGTGGCGGCGGGTCAGAGCCACTCCCTGTTCCTGGCGGACGGGGACTGCGTCCAGCCCGTGCTCTGCTACAGCGGACAGCGGGACTCGCAGGGGTCACCTCCGAGGTTGCGGGAGAGGTCGTCCGCCAGAGGAGAGATGCACACAGTCAGACCGATCCTGCTGCCCTTCTGCATGGAC ATGGGCTACGTGAGCGGCGTGGCCTGCGGCGGGCAGAGCTGCGCGGCGCTGGCAGACCACAACGTGATGGGCTTCATCGGCGGCATCCACGAGCTGGCCGCCTCCGAGAGGAAGGACTACTGCAGGCTCGCCGACGTCCACCGACGCGTGGTCTGTCCGCTGCTCAACAGAG TGTCCTCCACCATGGGCCCCTGCAGCCAGCTCTTCCACACTCTGGGGGCCAGTTTCAGTCGCCTGTGTCAGCTGATTGGACAgcactctgtctccctcacttcctTCCTGCATCACGCCCACAACCGTGACATCAcaggcctgctcctcctccagcactctGACCTCTTCCTGAATACTTACAAAGA ataCTGTGGTTCAGTTGGCAACTTCCAGGTGATGGGAGGCTTCCAGGCCATCGCCAAGCTCTCTGT GGAGTGTTTCGGTAAGAAGCTGGAGCTGCTGAGGCAGCTGTCAGACAGCCCGGAGAAGGCCCCGCTGGGAGACCTGCTGGTGTCTCTGTGCTACATGCCTCTGGAGCAGCTCCACCAGTACAGCAGGCTGCTGCTTAAGCTGGCCACCTGCTTCGACGTG AACACGGCAGCCTACCAGCGCCTCCAGGAGGGCTGCTCGGGGTACGAGGACCTGTCCAACAGCCtgcggaggaagaggaaggaggcggAGAACACCTGCCTCTTCTGGAAGACCTTCTCAGGAAGGAGCACA GACTCTCTCCGCCTGCCCGTACGTCGCCTGTTGTGTGAGACCAGCAACAAGTCCCTGACCCTGCAGAACGCCGGCAGGTTCTCTGTCAACTGGTTCATCCTTTTCAACGACGCCCTAGTCCACGCACAG GGCACCATCCCCTCTAAGGGCTTT TTCTCCTCGCACCACGTGTACCCTCTGGCCATCCTGTGGGTGGAGCCTGTTACCCAGGAAACCAGCAGCCT GTATGGCATTAAGGTGACCACACCAGAGGAGACTTTCACACTGCTAGCTACCTCACCTCAGGAAAAG GCGAAGTGGCTGCGTGCCCTGAACCAGGCTGTGGAGCAGCAGGTCGTGAtgggggacagggtgggggtgggtggcgTCCCCGCCGTGGCGCGCTCTGCCTCTTACACCTTCACCAGGGACGGACGTCTGAAGGACGCCACCTACAGCGGGCGCTGGCTCACTGCCACGCCCCACGGcag GGGGACTATGAAGTGGCCGGATGGAAGAACATACACAGGAACATTTAAACAGGGATTGGAGGATGG CTATGGAGACTGTGTGATGCCCAACAAGCTGCAGAACAAGCCTGATCGTTACCTTGGCCagtggagggagggcaggatcCATGGTTTTGGGACCTACAG GTATGCCTCCGGGGAGGTGTACGAGGGCTCCTTCCACGACACGCTGCGTCAGGGCCACGGCATGCTGAGCAGCGGCAAGCTCgctcgctcctcctccagcgTGTTCGTCGGCCAATGGCTGCAGGACAAGAGGACCGGCTACGGTGTCTTCGATGACATCACCAA AGGTGAGAAGTACATGGGCATGTGGCTGGAGAACCAGCGACAGGGCAGCGCTGTGGTGGTCACCCAGTTTGGCTTGTACTACGAGGGCACCTTCGGCAACAACAAGATGACA GGCACCGGCCTCCTAGTGGTCGATGACGATACTGCATTCCAGGGAGAGTTCTCCGACGACTGGATACTCAATGGAAAG GGTACCTTGTCCATGCCTAACGGAGATCATATTGAGGGTCATTTCAGTGGAGAGTGGGCCACGGGACTGAAGATAGAGGGCAG taaatTGGGTCGCTTGGCAGTGCCTGCTGATCAGAAGTGGAAGTCAGTGTTTGACGAGTGTTGGAGAAGGCTGGACTGTGACTCACCGGGCCAAGGTGACAGGAAGAGGGCCTGGGAGAAAATAGCTGTCACTCTCACCACAGGTCACAGAAACGG acaatTGTCGTTGAGTCGTAGTCAGAGGATGaccctggagcagctggaggtCATCCCTCAGCACGTCGGCCCTGTCACCACCGCCTACTACAACAGCATCAGACGCTACCTCTCCAAG GCGTGTGAGACCCCTCTGCACCCTCTGGGCTGCCTGCTGGAGACCCTGGTGACTGTGTACAGGATGACCTACGTGGGGGTGGGCTCCAACCGGCGGCTGCTGTGCCAGGCCGTGGAGGAGATCAGGTCCTACCTCACACGCATCTTCCAGCTCGTCAG GTTCCTGTTCCCAGACCTCCCAGGGGAGGGGACCTTCATCCCAGAGtgttcctcctccccagcctccagccagccagggtgGCTGGGATCTCCGGTTCCCCTGACCGAGGCTGGCCAGCAGGG cTGTGTGGTGAGCAGCTCCAGCCTGCTGCTGCCCGTGCTCCTGCCCCGCCTCTACCCTCCCCTCTTCACCCTGTACTGCCTCCaccaggagaggcaggaggccgACTACTGGGACTGTGTCATCCGCCTCAACAAGCAGTCTGACCAGGCCCTGCTCGCCTTCCTTGGGGTGCAAGA GAGGTTCTGGccggtgtctgtctctgtgctggGGGAGCAGAAACAG GTCCTCTCCAGCTCTAGAGACGCTTGCTTCGCCTCTGCTGTGGAGACCCTTCAGCAGCTCAG TACCACATTCACTCCATCAGACAAGCTGCTGGTGATCCACCTAACCTTCAAGGAGCTGAAACTGGAAGTACAAGCCCTCTTGGATGGGAACTTCCTGTTGTCCATGGacgacctcctccccctctccctgtacgTGGTGCTCAGAGCCAG GATCCGAAACCTGGGGGCCGAGGTGAGCCTGATTGAGGACCTGATGGAGCCGTGTTTACAGCACGGAGAGCTGGGCCTCATGTTCACCACGCTCCAG GCTTGCTATGTCCACATCCAGCGGGAGAAGACCACCTGA